GGCCCCGGGGTATCTTGCGTGTTACCATGGCGGGGGAATCCCGGACTCCCCATTCGCGATCCGTTTTCCGTCCTTCCTGCGAGGACTCCGGGCCATCCGGCTTCGAATTCCGGCCTTTTAATGTGGCTTAGCTCACAGATCCGCAAGTTTGGGCCAACCAGCAATGGAATTGGTTATCGCTTCTTCGGGGAATTGGTTATCGTTTAGCCAGCGTTTCCGCAAAAGGAGGGTGTATGCGCCGGAGAGGTTTCCTGGCGTTGATCCCGGCTCTCGGTTTCGGGATGGCCATGGCGGCATCCCCTGCCCATCGATCCCAGCCATCCGTTCAGACGGCTTTCGGGCCGTTCACGCTTAAGGTCGAGATCGAAGGCGTGACCCAAGGGGTATTCCAAAGCGTTGAGGGCCTTGCCTCCGAATCGGAGGTGGTTTCCGGAGAGGAATACGGGGCGCCTGCTTGGATACCCGGCCCCTCGCAAGGGTCCCGCCTTATCCTGCGCCGTCCTTATGATCCGACCTTGAGCGGGCTATGGCGTTGGCGGCAATCGGTGATCGATGGCGACGCGCAAAAACGGGATGGCCACATATTCGTTTTCGATGCGGGCGGCAAGCTCGTTGCGCATTGGGTTTTCCGCAAAGGTTGGCCCAGCCGCTGGGAAGTGCCGAAATTGGAAGCCGGCGTACCCAATGCGGCCGAAGAGGTGGTGGAGATCGTGCACCAAGGCCTGAGCTTGGAAAGCCAGTAGCCGCCGTCAGGCCGGTTTCGCGGCGGCTCCAGGAAGCCCGCCGCGGGATTCCGCGACGGGACTCCCTCACATGCGGTCTAAGGCGAAGTCACTTGCAGCGTGGCGGGAATGTAGATCGGCGTACTGCCATCGTTGGTGAATATTTCCACCGTGCCATAGTTCTTTCCCGGCGCCAATGGGTAGGTATGCCCAACGGGCAGAATCATTCCGCGGGTCTCGCCGGGCGCCAGGGTGAGGACGAGTGAATGGTTCGAGACGGGATTCCTGAGCCAGTTATGGGTTCCCTGCGTTTGATCGATGATGTTGAGGATCAATTGGAACAGGCCGTTGTATCCGGAAAAGTCCGGTTCGTAGGGAAACAGGTTGATATAGTACACGGGCTTAGCGCAGTTGTAGGCCGCCGCGATATTCCCGTCCTCCAGGTAACCCAAGGCTTCGCCCTTTCCCTGCACGGTTTTCACCGCTTGGATGGAATGGCTTTCGAACCAATCCACGCTTTGGGTGAGGGGGTTATCGATGAAGTACCGGGTGGATATATCCGTGTATGGGTCGCTGGGAGACTGGGGGACGGGCGCATAATCCGGTCCGACGATCCGGCCGCCGAGGGAAAGATGGTAGCCGGAAAGATTGTTCAAGGCCATGTGCATGAGGATGACGGGACGGCCCCGGTCGACATAGTCGGCCAGCACGTTGCCGGCGGAATCCGGATCGGCCCAGTTGCCGCCGCTGGAGACGACCACCATATCGTAGTCGAGCAGCTCCTGCAGGGAAGGCGTCCTTTGCTCGCCCGACCGGATGGTAAGTTTGGACACCTTCGGAAGCGCTCCCAGGTAATCCGTGAAGGAGTTGGTGCCGTCATCCCCGTTCGCGGTCGTGAAGTAGTAGATGGACAGGCCTTTCGCGGCGGAATCGCCTCCGGTTCCCGGAGCTTCGACCCAAGTCGCCGCGAAAATCTCCATGGGGGACTGCCCATGATTGGTCAAGCTGACGATTCTGCCCGCCAAATGCCCTGCCGGAAGGGTTTCGTCGATGCGGGATGGGGAAACCTCCAGGTTACCCGAGCGGACCGCGGCCGCCACGCCCGTTCCCCGCAAGGCGATGCGCAAGGTGCGCGACGGGTTGGACGTGCCGACCCGTAACTCCCCCGATACCTTCGCCGTATCCCCCGGGGCAAAGCGAACCTGCACGTTGCGGGCGCCGAGGGCGGATATCCGGAGGGACGCGGCGTCGGCGACCGAGAACGCCCGCGGCGAGGCGGCCAAATACGTTATCGTGACGGGAAACCGGCAGGTGTTGCGCAGGGAGACCGTGCGCCCGGCCGTCCCGCCGGCCGGGACAGGGCCGAAGTCGACCGCGGCGGGTGAAGCGGTCAAGCAGGCGGTCAGCGCGGATTGCGCCTGGACGGGGCGGGAGAGCGCCAGCGGCGCGGCGAGAAGGCAGAGGCCGACGCCCGCGAAGGCCCGGCGGCGTAAAGGGATGAACACCGGGGGACATTGCATCTAAGCCGCCATGTCCGGGAAAAGAAAAGCCCGCCCGGAGGAACCGGACGGGCTTCACGAGTCGGAGGGGACGGCCGGGCGGCCTGCCCGTTTACTTGCCTTGGAAGTAGGCGCGGACGCCTTCGTTGCTGCCCTTCATGGCCTTCTTGCCCTTGGTCCAACCCGCGGGGCAGACTTCGCCATGCTGTTCGTTGTACTGCACGGCGTCGACGAGGCGCAACGCCTCTTCCACCGAACGGCCGATGGGGCGATGGCTGATGTTCTGGGCCATGACCTTGCCATCCTTGTTGATGATGAAGGTTGCGCGGTAGGTGATGCCGGCCGCTTCGTCCAGCACGTCGTAATCGCGCGAGATGGACTTGGTGATGTCGGCGACTATGGGATAGGTCACGCCTTGGATGCCGCCATCGTTCTTGGGCGTGCGCAGCCAGGCCTGATGGCTGTTCACCGAATCCACGGAAACGCCGATGACCTGGACGTTGCGGGATTCGAATTCGCCCAACGCGTCCTGGAAGGCGTGGATTTCGGTGGGGCAGACGAAGGTGAAGTCCAGGGGATAGAAGAAGAGGACCACGTACTTCTTGCCTTTGTAATCGGACAGATTGATTTCTTTGCTCTCGTTCGGCCCTACGGCGGCGGCGGCTTTGAAATCGGGGGCTTGCTTATTGACGAGGACGGCCATTGCGAGTCTCCTGGAAGATTGGTTTTTGAACTGGGTTAATATAAAAATCGGGCCCGGGAATGAAAGTTTCTCGCGGCCACAGGGCTATGGGGCCCCATCGCGTTAGGGACCCGTTCGTATTTCCAGATGGTTACGTCCCGGTGCCCTGGACCGGACCTGGGCTTTCCATCCGGAGAGCTCGAGTTGCCGCGCGACGGCGACCAAGGCTTCGGGATAGGCGAAAGGTTCCCAAAGCAGAATGCGTCCTTCCGGCGCGAGGTAGGGCTTCCAAGCCGCCAGCTTGTAGGCGAAGCCGTATCGCTGTTCCAAAAGGCCGGGTAATTCTTCCGGCGTCGCGCCCTCCGGGCGTAAAAGCGTTCCGTCATCGTCCGAGTTGATTTCCCCCAAGCTGTCTACGCAGAGGATCACGTCGAATCGGGAGTCGGGACTTGAGGGCGGGGGATGGGGGAGGAGGGACAAACCCTGGGCGGCCAGCTCATCGCGGACGGCGGGGACGGGATCGTAAACGACATAGTTCCGGGGCGCGCGATGGCGAAGCAGGGCGGCGGCCACGAAGCCTCCGCCGGCCCCGACGTCCAAGATGGAAGCGCCTGCGGGGATTTCCGCGAGCGCGTCCGATAACACGGCCGCTAGGCGGGCGAAACGGTAGCCGTTCACCTCGCGATACACTCCCAAGGCGAAGACGGTTCCGTAGAAACGCGTGAGGGTGGATTCGCTGCGGTAGGCGACGAAGTTCTTATGGGCGCGGGTGAATCGCTCCATGTCCGCGGGGGAAAGCTTGGCTTTGATGGCGGCCAGGGAGTCCTTCCAGGCCAAAGGCGCGAGGCCTTGCCGGAGCAGTTCCGCCCGCGCATCGAAATCATCTGGACTACCGGTATCTTCCGGCATCGCCTGCTTTCCGGAACACGCTTTGCTGGTGCCCTAACCCATGACAGTTTAGTTTAAAATGGCGTCGGATTGCCGACCGGAACGGCAAGCGAATGCCAGAGCCTGACAATTATTGCGCTGATTGCGTACGGTGCCTATGCTAAGATCCACCGGGATGCTGACAATTGTTCTAAATTTGCCAACCACGGGAATCCCATGCTGAAGACGAAAGCGAAAACCCCCGCCGAAACCAACAACGGAAAAGCCGAAGCCCCCGACGCGGATACGTTGCAGAGGGCCAAGGAAGTTTTCCAGGCGGCCTTCTTCCGCCACTTGCAACTTTCCCTCGGCAAAGACAAGTATTCGGCCACGGCCTATGATCGCTACCTGGCGGTGGCCTACGCCGTCCGCGACAAGCTGATCGAGCGTTGGATCCAGACCCAGCATACCTACTATCGCCAGGACGTGAAGAGCATCTATTACCTGTCGATGGAATTCCTGATGGGCCGCGCCCTCGGCAACGCTATCCTCAATCTGGGCATGGAAGAGGTGGTCGAGAAGGCCATCTATGATCTCAGCTTGGACATGGAAGAGATCCGCAATATGGAATTGGAAGCGGGACTCGGGAACGGGGGCCTCGGCCGCCTGGCCGCTTGCTTCCTCGATTCCATGGCGACCTTGCAGCTTCCGGCTTACGGGTACGGCATCCGTTACGATTACGGGATGTTCCACCAGACCATCAAGAACGGCTTCCAGCACGAGAACCCGGACAATTGGCTGCGCCTGACCAATCCCTGGGAAATCGCCCGGCCCGAATATACGGTCACCATCCAATTCAAGGGCCGCGTGGTCACGCGCAAGAATCCCCACGGCAACGTCGTCTTCGAATGGGTGGACACGGAAGACGTGTTGGCCTGCCCTTACGATACGCCCATCCCCGGCTACGGCAACAACACCGTCAACACCTTGCGGCTGTGGTCGGCGAAGTCGGCGGACGAGTTCGGCCTGCATTACTTCAACAGCGGCGACTACCTGGAGGCCAGCAAGGATATCGCCTTGGCCGAGAGCATCTCCAAGGTGCTCTACCCCAACGACACGTCCATGAACGGGAAGGAGCTGCGCCTCAAGCAGCAGTACTTCCTCTGCGCCTCTACCCTGAGCGACATCATCCGCCGCCATAAGAAATACCATAAGGATTGCAGCCGCCTGGCCGAGAAGGTCAGCCTGCAATTGAACGATACCCATCCCACCATCGCCATCCCCGAGCTGATGCGCATCCTGGTGGACTTGGAAGGCTATTCCTGGGAACAGGCTTGGGAAACCACCACCGAGGTTTTCGCCTACACCAACCATACGCTCTTGCCCGAGGCCCTGGAGAAGTGGTCGGTCGACTTGATGGGCCGATTGCTGCCACGCCATTTGCAGATCATCTTCGAGATCAATTACCGCTTCCTGAAGCAAGTCTCCTGGAAGTATCCCGGGGACGTGGAGCGCCTCAAGCGCATGTCCCTCATCGAGGAGGGCGAGAACCGCTCCGTGCGCATGGCTTACCTGGCCATCGTGGGCTCGCATTCGGTGAACGGCGTGGCGCAGTTGCATACCGATCTGCTGGAACGGCTGGTCGTGAAGGACTTCTACGATCTCTCGCCGACCAAGTTCAACAACAAGACCAACGGCATCACCCCGCGGCGTTGGCTGAAGAAGGCCAATAAGGGCCTGGCCGCGCTCATCTCCGAGGCCATCGGCGACGGTTGGGTGAAGGATTTCTCCCTGATCCGCAAACTGGAGCCTTTCGCCCAGGACGACGCCTTCGTGAAGAGATGGCAAGCGGTGAAGCTGGAGAACAAGAAGCGCCTGGCGGATCACGTGGGCAACGTCAAGGACGTCGTCATCAGCCCCGACACGCTTTTCGACGTGCAGGTAAAGCGCATCCACGAGTACAAGCGCCAGCTGCTGATGGTGCTGCATATCATCCACTTGTACAACGAAGTCAAGGCGGGCCGGGCCCGGGACATGGTGCCGCGCACCTTCATCTTCGGGGGCAAGGCCGCTCCGGGCTACTTCATCGCCAAGCTCATCATCAAATTGATCAACTCCGTCGGGGACGTGGTGAACGCGGATCCGGATACCCGCGGCCTCCTCAACGTGCTGTTCCTGGAGGACTACCGCGTCTCCTTGGCCGAGAAGATCTTCCCGGCCAGCGATCTTTCCGAGCAGATTTCCACCGCGGGCAAGGAAGCCAGCGGCACGGGCAACATGAAGTTCAGCATCAATGGCGCCCTCACCATCGGCACCTTGGACGGGGCCAATATCGAGATCCGCGAGGAAGTAGGGGCCGAGAACTTCTTCCTGTTCGGCCTCACCGCCGAGCAGGTGATGGCCCGCAAGGCGGCCGGTTACAATCCCCTCGAGTCTGATGGCCGTGATGGAACTGTTCCGCACCGGCTACTTCTGCCCGGAGGAGCCCGCCCTCTTCAATCCCCTCATCGATAACCTCATCTTCAAGGATGAGTACATGCTGATGGCGGACTTCGGCGAGTACGTGGCTTGCCAGCAGAAGGTTTCGGAACTCTACCGCGATTACGGGAAGTGGACGCGCATGGCCATCCTGAACGTGGCGCGGATGGGCAAGTTCTCCTCGGATCGCACCATCCTGGAATACAACCGGGATATCTGGCATGCGGCCCCGGTGCCCGTCGAGATCGGCGAGTGGCGCGCGGACGAGGTTAATGGCGGAGAAACGGCGCGCCCTGGCGCGTCCGTAAAATCGGAATGAAACCGGAGGGCCTCGGGGCAGCGTGAAAGATTTCATCATCATCAGTAACGTCTCCGACGACCCTTTCGCCATCGATATCGGCCACATGTGCGGCCAACCCGAGGAAATCTCGGACATCATCTCGCTCAAGGTCTACGCCAATACCGAATTCTGCCCCCGCTTCATCAGCGATGAACGGGATCTAAGCCGCATCGGCGGGCAATTGCTGGGCAAGACCATCATCATCTGCTCGGCGGCCACCAACCATACCCGCGGCTCCCTGGCCGTCCGCAACCTGATCCTGGCACGCGCGGCCAAGGACAATGGCGCCCGGCGTGTGATCCTCGTCGAACCGGATCTTTACTTCAGCGCCCAGGATCGCGGGCCTCATCGGGGCCCGGACGAACAGAGCCGAACCGTCGAGGATTTGAAAAAGTTCGACGGCCAGCCCTTCACCGCGCGCCTGTACGCCGAGCTGCTCAAGATCGCCGGCGTGGACGTGGTGGTGACGGTCCACAACCATTCCGCCAAGGTGCAGAAACTTTTCTCCTACCTGTTCAACGGCGAATTCCATAACCTGCTGCCCGCCGAGCTTTACGCCGATTACATCCGCTACAGCGATTTGGTGGTTACGGGCAAGGACGGGGATAACCTGGTCCTGTGCGCGCCCGACCACGGCGCCGAACCGTTCATGCGGGCCGTCTACGATACCCTCGGCTTGCCTAAGACCTCGCGCATCATCATGGAAAAAAGCCGGGACGGCGAGCGCAAGGTGACCATGAACGTGAGCAAGGAATCGGACCTCACCTTGGAGCAGATCGAAGGCAAGGACGTGATCGTTCTCGACGACATGGTGCGCACCGGTTCCACCATCGTCGAATGTTGCCGCCTGCTCCGCCAGGGCAAGCCGAACCGGGTTTGCTTCGGCGTGACCCACTTCATCTCCAGCGCCGAGGCCCGGGAAAACCTGAACTCGCCGCATATCGACGAGATCCTGACCCTCAACACCATTCCCGCCATCCTCAACCGCGATTCGCAAGGGCGCCTGCGTAAGAAGCTGGTCGTGCTCAAAATCGAGAAATGGATAGCGCGCTTCCTGCTGCAATACATGAGCCGGGATACGGGCAAGTTCGAAAAGGATTTCTACTCGGTCGACATGTCCTCGAAAAACCCGCGCTGGCGCCCGCCCAACCGCTACTGAGATGTCCACCTCCGCGATCCCCAAACCGGGCCCGGCCGAAGGCAAGGAGAAGATCTTCGTCTTTTCCCACCGCGGCGCCTTGGGCGATTTCATCATGACCTGGCCGGCTCTGGTCACCCTGCGCTGGAAATTTTCCGACCACCGCTTCGTAGGGCTGGGCAAGCTCCCGTATCTGAAGCTCGCGGCGGACATGGGCCTGGTGGACGACGTCTACGATTGCGAAGCCCAGGAGTTCCTGTCATTCTACTCCGGCGATATGCTGCCGCGGGCCCTGGACGGAATCACCTCGGCCCTGCTCTGGATGGAGGAAGAGCCCAAGCTCCGGACCCTCTTGCATCAGAGATGCTCCGGCCCTTTCCATATCCATCCGCCTTTCCCGGCTTCGGGCCAGGAACATGCGATGGATCATCATCTCCAATGCCTGCCTTACTTTTCTCTTCCCGCCGTGCCCGAGGAGGATTTGTACTTCCCGCTCACCACCACGCGGCAGGGGTACGCGATCATCCATCCGGGTTCCGGCAGCAAGGAGAAGAATTACGATCCCGAGTTCTACGCCTTCCTGGCGAATGAACTCAAGAGCCGGCGATATCCCGATACGCGCATCGTTCTCGGCCCGGCCGAACGCGAGCTGAAACCCCTGTTCGCGTCGCGCTTTCCCGTGATCGAGCCGGAAGATCCGCTAGAGCTGGCCCACTTGCTTTCCGGCGCCAACCTGTTCGTCGGGAACGACAGCGGCGTGAGCCATCTGGCCGCCGTGCTCGGGACCAAGACCTTGGCCTTGTTCAAAGGGCAGAACTACGTGCAATGGGGCGTGCGCGGGAAGGACGCCCATAACCTGGAAGCCGCGAGCGAGGCCCAGGCGATGACGCGGATCCAGAAGGCCTTGCAAGGGTGAAGAGAGGGTAAAGGGTACAGGGTTAAGGGTACAGGGATTTTTTCAGGCTGAATAGGATCTTTCCGACCTCTTCAGCCTCTTTGTAAGCGGTTTTGATTTGGTCCCGGGATACGAGATCCAGCTTTACCGCCAAGATCAGCAATGTTTGCAATTCAGCTAGAGAGCCACAAGCGATTGCGAGGAATTGGAGATACTCCTTCCGGTACTGCCGAGCGTAACCCTCCGCAATATTAGCGGGTATTGAAACCGCCGCTCTCCTGATTTGCGAGGAAAGCTCAAAGCGCTCTTCAATGGGGAGACTTCGTGCGACGAGATACGCAGCTCGAGCCAAATCAACCCCTCTCCTCCAAGCAGTCAAATCCCGGTAGGAATTCAATTTCGGCATTACATCCCCCCTTACCTAAACCCTTTACCCTTTACCCTTTACCCTTTACCCTAATCCCTTCTTCACTCCCAAGGTTCAATCCTCCTTACTCCCCATTCGCCCAATTCGAAGGCGATCGTCCCTTCCCGGTCCGTCCGCAAGATGCGCGCGTCGTCCCCCGACGCTTCGTCGCCCGACGCGCCGTCTTCCATCACCCATCGCAAATCCGCCAACGCTTCCGCATGGGGATGGCCGTAAACCGAGCTATCGCAGGAGATGACCGCCCAGCGCGGATGCACCGCTTCGATGAAGCCCAGCCCGCTGGAGGTTCGGCTCCCGTGGTGCGCCACTTTCAGGATATCCGCCGCGAGATCGGGGTGATCCGAAAGGATGATTCGTTCGACAGGGTCCTCGATATCCCCCGTCAGGAGGATGCGCATCCCCGCGCTCTCCACGCGCAGTACCGTGGAAAGATCGTTTCCCGAATACGTGGCGCGGGGAGCCGGCCATAGGGCCCGCACCCGCACCGCGTCCCAAAGCAAGGTATCGCCCTCGAAGAGGGTTGCCTTATCCGCCCCGGAGACGTCCAATGCGCGCATCGCCTCCAACCAGGCCGAATCCGATCGGGTCCCTTCGGGCAAAAACACCTTTTTCACGGGGAAGGCATGCAGCACCGCGGGCAGGGCGCCGAAGTGATCCAGGTCCGTATGGGAAAGGACGATGGCTTGCAAGGTGTCCGCCCGGACATGTCTGAGAAACGCGATCAAGGCCCGCTCATCGTTCCCGACGTCATTCAAGTACCATTTGCCTTCGGGAGTCCGCAGGGCGCAGGCATCCCCCTGTCCAACGTCCACGAAAAAAACGCGCAGGCCGGGGGCCTCTTTTTCGGGGACCGCCCAGGGCGAACAGGCGAGGAAAATGCCCGTGCACGGGGCCAGGAATAGAACGACAATTCTAGGGATGGGGATAAACATTTGCTACCTTCCCGGACCAATGGCTTCGGCCGCCGCGAATGAAATAATCATCCACGCCGTCGGAGGTCGTGCTCAGCCGCACACCGGTGCCTGACGGACCGGGCGGCAGCGCCGAGAATCATGGAATACGGTCGTTATAGGATCCTCAGTCAGTTGGGCCAAGGCGGCATGGCCACGGTCTATCTCGCCGAAGATCCCCTCCTGCAACGCCTGGTCGCGATCAAGGTGATCCAGGCCCATCTGTCTTCCAACTCCGGCTTGATGGAACGCTTCACGGTCGAAGCCAAGACCATCGCCTCCTTGCGGCACATCAACATCGTCGAAGTGTTCGATTTCGGGATCCAGGACGATCAGCAATTCCTGGTGATGGAATACATCGACGGCCAGAATCTGCAAGCCATCTGCGGGGCCTTGCTTGGGCGGTCCATGCCCAATACCGTCGCGGCGGCCATCATCTGCCAAGCCGCCGAGGGCCTCACTTCCGCCGAGAAGCACGGCGTGGTCCATCGGGACATCAAGCCCGAGAACCTCATGTTCAACTCCGAAGGCACCTTGAAGATCGCCGACTTCGGCATCGCCCATATCGCTGACGAAGGATCGCGCACCCAAACCGGCGCCGTGCTGGGTTCCCCGAACTTCATGTCGCCGGAGCAGATCGAAGGCCTTCGGCCCACCAACAAGACCGATATTTTTTCCCTGGGCGGGGTGTTCTACTACATCCTCACCGGCAAGCTCCCCTTCACCGGCCCCAGCATCCCGGTGACCATGCGCAATATCTGCGAGCGGCCGCATCCGCCCATCGTCGAAAGCAATCCGCAGGCCGATCCGTTCCTGATTAAGCTCGTGGACGTGCTTTTGCAGAAGCG
This portion of the Fibrobacterota bacterium genome encodes:
- a CDS encoding phage tail protein; its protein translation is MRRRGFLALIPALGFGMAMAASPAHRSQPSVQTAFGPFTLKVEIEGVTQGVFQSVEGLASESEVVSGEEYGAPAWIPGPSQGSRLILRRPYDPTLSGLWRWRQSVIDGDAQKRDGHIFVFDAGGKLVAHWVFRKGWPSRWEVPKLEAGVPNAAEEVVEIVHQGLSLESQ
- a CDS encoding peroxiredoxin; protein product: MAVLVNKQAPDFKAAAAVGPNESKEINLSDYKGKKYVVLFFYPLDFTFVCPTEIHAFQDALGEFESRNVQVIGVSVDSVNSHQAWLRTPKNDGGIQGVTYPIVADITKSISRDYDVLDEAAGITYRATFIINKDGKVMAQNISHRPIGRSVEEALRLVDAVQYNEQHGEVCPAGWTKGKKAMKGSNEGVRAYFQGK
- a CDS encoding ribose-phosphate pyrophosphokinase; its protein translation is MCGQPEEISDIISLKVYANTEFCPRFISDERDLSRIGGQLLGKTIIICSAATNHTRGSLAVRNLILARAAKDNGARRVILVEPDLYFSAQDRGPHRGPDEQSRTVEDLKKFDGQPFTARLYAELLKIAGVDVVVTVHNHSAKVQKLFSYLFNGEFHNLLPAELYADYIRYSDLVVTGKDGDNLVLCAPDHGAEPFMRAVYDTLGLPKTSRIIMEKSRDGERKVTMNVSKESDLTLEQIEGKDVIVLDDMVRTGSTIVECCRLLRQGKPNRVCFGVTHFISSAEARENLNSPHIDEILTLNTIPAILNRDSQGRLRKKLVVLKIEKWIARFLLQYMSRDTGKFEKDFYSVDMSSKNPRWRPPNRY
- a CDS encoding glycosyltransferase family 9 protein, whose translation is MSTSAIPKPGPAEGKEKIFVFSHRGALGDFIMTWPALVTLRWKFSDHRFVGLGKLPYLKLAADMGLVDDVYDCEAQEFLSFYSGDMLPRALDGITSALLWMEEEPKLRTLLHQRCSGPFHIHPPFPASGQEHAMDHHLQCLPYFSLPAVPEEDLYFPLTTTRQGYAIIHPGSGSKEKNYDPEFYAFLANELKSRRYPDTRIVLGPAERELKPLFASRFPVIEPEDPLELAHLLSGANLFVGNDSGVSHLAAVLGTKTLALFKGQNYVQWGVRGKDAHNLEAASEAQAMTRIQKALQG
- a CDS encoding four helix bundle protein, producing MPKLNSYRDLTAWRRGVDLARAAYLVARSLPIEERFELSSQIRRAAVSIPANIAEGYARQYRKEYLQFLAIACGSLAELQTLLILAVKLDLVSRDQIKTAYKEAEEVGKILFSLKKSLYP
- a CDS encoding MBL fold metallo-hydrolase; this encodes MFIPIPRIVVLFLAPCTGIFLACSPWAVPEKEAPGLRVFFVDVGQGDACALRTPEGKWYLNDVGNDERALIAFLRHVRADTLQAIVLSHTDLDHFGALPAVLHAFPVKKVFLPEGTRSDSAWLEAMRALDVSGADKATLFEGDTLLWDAVRVRALWPAPRATYSGNDLSTVLRVESAGMRILLTGDIEDPVERIILSDHPDLAADILKVAHHGSRTSSGLGFIEAVHPRWAVISCDSSVYGHPHAEALADLRWVMEDGASGDEASGDDARILRTDREGTIAFELGEWGVRRIEPWE